Proteins encoded by one window of Ictidomys tridecemlineatus isolate mIctTri1 chromosome 7, mIctTri1.hap1, whole genome shotgun sequence:
- the Sybu gene encoding syntabulin isoform X8 yields the protein MKVYGAYLLSSEADFSSSSSTGSISAPEVHMSTTGSKRSSFSRNRGPHGRSNGASSHKSGNSPPSPREKDLLSMLCRNQLSPINIHPNYAPSSPSSSNSGSYKGSDCSPVMRRSGRYMSCGENHGVKPPNPEQYLTPLQQKEVTVRHLKTKLKESERRLHERETEIVELKSQLTRMREDWIEEECHRVEAQLALKEARKEIKQLKQVIETMRSSLADKDKGIQKYFVDINIQNKKLESLLQSMEMAHNGSLRDELCLDLPCDSPEKSLPLNAPYGKMAGGLALEEQVTEEGADSELLVGDSMADGTDLLDEMVTTATTTESGDLELVHSTPGAKILEAAPEGVGREEEEVVALVEQAVQTDVVLFSPAVSELIQNMLQFQDPCPSSSASPDESGADSVESFPESVSALVVDLTPRNPNSAILLSPVETPLGKEATDTRDNRLMRELDFSAYAEERLESVVPLPQGGVVRQYWSSSFLVDLLAVAAPVVPTVLWAFSTQRGGIDPVYNIGALLRGCCVVALHSLRRTAFHIKT from the exons TCGAGGTCCCCATGGGCGAAGTAATGGAGCCTCATCGCACAAGTCTGGCAACAGTCCACCATCCCCACGGGAAAAGGACCTTCTGTCTATGCTGTGCAGGAATCAGCTGAGCCCCATTAATATCCATCCCAATTATGCCCCTTCCTCCCCAAGCAGTAGCAACTCGGGCTCCTACAAAGGAAGTGACTGCAGCCCAGTCATGAG GCGGTCTGGAAGGTACATGTCTTGTGGAGAAAACCATGGTGTAAAACCCCCAAATCCAGAGCAGTATCTGACTCCTCTGCAGCAGAAAGAAGTCACAGTGAGACACCTGAAGACCAAGCTTAAAGAATCGGAGCGCCGACTTCATGAAAG GGAAACTGAAATTGTGGAGCTCAAGTCCCAGCTGACCCGTATGAGagaagactggattgaagaagagTGCCACCGGGTTGAGGCCCAGCTGGCACTCAAGGAAGCCAGGAAGGAGATTAAACAGCTCAAACAGGTCATTGAAACCATGAGAAGCAGCTTGGCTGATAAAGATAAAGgcattcagaaatattttgtgGACATTAACATCCAAAACAAGAAGTTGGAGTCTCTGCTTCAGAGCATGGAGATGGCGCACAACGGCTCCCTGAGGGATGAACTGTGTCTGGACTTACCGTGTGATTCCCCGGAAAAGAGCCTACCTCTAAATGCCCCTTATGGCAAGATGGCAGGTGGATTAGCTCTGGAAGAGCAGGTCACAGAGGAAGGGGCCGATAGTGAGCTGCTGGTGGGAGACAGCATGGCCGACGGCACTGATTTGTTAGACGAGATGGTGACAACTGCCACCACCACAGAATCGGGTGACCTGGAGCTGGTTCATTCCACCCCCGGGGCCAAAATCCTGGAGGCGGCCCCCGAGGGGGTGGGTCGCGAGGAGGAGGAGGTCGTGGCGCTGGTGGAGCAGGCGGTGCAGACCGACGTGGTGCTCTTCAGCCCTGCTGTCTCCGAGCTCATTCAGAATATGCTCCAGTTCCAGGACCCCTGTCCCTCGAGCTCAGCTTCCCCTGACGAGTCTGGGGCTGACTCGGTGGAGAGCTTCCCAGAGTCCGTCTCGGCCTTGGTGGTTGATTTAACTCCAAGAAATCCCAACTCTGCCATCCTTCTGTCTCCCGTGGAGACCCCGCTGGGCAAGGAGGCCACCGACACCCGCGACAACCGCCTCATGAGAGAGCTGGATTTTTCAGCCTATGCCGAAGAAAGGCTGGAGAGCGTCGTCCCGCTGCCCCAGGGGGGTGTCGTGAGGCAGTACTGGAGCAGCAGTTTCCTGGTTGATCTCTTGGCCGTGGCTGCCCCGGTGGTGCCCACTGTCCTGTGGGCATTCAGTACTCAGAGAGGGGGGATAGATCCGGTCTACAACATCGGAGCCTTGCTTCGGGGCTGCTGTGTGGTCGCCCTGCATTCGCTCCGCCGCACCGCCTTCCACATCAAAACCTAA
- the Ebag9 gene encoding receptor-binding cancer antigen expressed on SiSo cells isoform X2, whose product MAITQFRLFKVCTCLATVFSFLKRLICRSGRGRKLSGDQITLPTTVDYSSVPKQTDVEEWTSWDEDAPTSVKIEGGNGNVATQQNALEQMEPDYFKDMTPTIRKTQKIIIKKREPLNFGVPDGSTGFSSRLAATQDMPFIHQSSELGDLDTWQENTNAWEEEEDAAWQAEEVLRQQKIADREKRAAEQQRKKMEKEAQRLMKKEQNKIGVKLS is encoded by the exons ATGGCTATCACTCAGTTTCGGCTATTTAAAGTTTGTACCTGCCTAGCAACAGTATTCTCATTCCTAAAAAGATTAATATGCAG ATCTGGTAGAGGAAGGAAATTAAGTGGAGACCAAATAACTTTACCAACTACAGTTGATTATTCATCAGTTCCTAAGCAG ACAGATGTGGAAGAGTGGACTTCCTGGGATGAAGATGCACCCACAAGTGTGAAGATTGAAGGAGGGAATGGGAATGTGGCAACACAACAGAATGCTTTGGAACAAATGGAACCTGACTATTTTAAGGACATGACACCAACTATACGGAAAACTCAGAAA ATCATCATTAAGAAGAGAGAACCATTAAATTTTGGCGTCCCAGATGGTAGCACAGGTTTCTCCAGTAGATTAGCTGCTACACAAGATATGCCTTTTATTCACCAATCT TCTGAATTAGGTGACTTAGATACCTGGCAAGAAAATACCAATGcatgggaagaagaagaagatgcaGCGTGGCAAGCAGAGGAAGTTCTGAG gCAGCAGAAAATAGCAGACAGAGAAAAGAGAGCAGCAGAacaacagaggaagaaaatggaaaaggaagcaCAGAGGCTaatgaagaaagaacaaaataaaattggtgTGAAACTTTCATAA